The following proteins are encoded in a genomic region of Vidua macroura isolate BioBank_ID:100142 chromosome 10, ASM2450914v1, whole genome shotgun sequence:
- the TM4SF1 gene encoding transmembrane 4 L6 family member 1 isoform X1: MCFGRCARCVGYKLLILALLCIVANILLYFPNGETRFASEHHLSKYVECLHGILGGGFLVLIPAAVFIGLHNDDCCGHEGCGKSCVMLSSVLAAFVGILGSGYCIIISALGLSQGPYCLTHLERNWIYPFTDSSGGYLFEYNKWSDCQEPQNIVQWNITLFSILLVLGGIEFILCFIQIINGILGGLCGLCCSHEETYVC; encoded by the exons ATGTGTTTTGGAAGGTGTGCTAGATGTGTTGGTTATAAGTTGCTCATCCTTGCCCTCCTCTGCATTGTGGCCaacattttactttattttcccaATGGCGAAACAAGATTTGCTTCAGAGCATCACCTCAGCAAATATGTGGAGTGCCTTCATGGCATTCTAGGTGGAGGCTTTCTG GTACTCATTCCAGCTGCAGTGTTCATTGGGCTTCACAATGATGACTGCTGTGGCCACGAGGGCTGTGGAAAGAGCTGTGTG ATGCTGTCCTCAGTTCTGGCAGCCTTTGTTGGGATCCTTGGCTCTGGATACTGTATAATCATTTCAGCACTGGGCTTGTCTCAAGGACCATATTGTCTTACCCACCTAGAAAGAAACTGGATCTATCCTTTCACTGACTCCTCTGGAGG GTACTTGTTTGAGTATAACAAGTGGTCGGACTGTCAGGAACCTCAAAACATTGTGCAGTGGAACATCACTCTCTTTTCCATCCTCCTTGTTTTGGGAGGAATAGAATTCATTCTGTGCTTCATACAGATAATCAATGGTATTCTTGGAGGACTGTGTGGATTGTGCTGCAGTCATGAGGAG ACATATGTTTGCTAG
- the TM4SF18 gene encoding transmembrane 4 L6 family member 18, giving the protein MALETCGSCLSCLLVPLALWSIVVNILLYFPNGKALHAASYQLPNHEWYFEGICFSGVMILLLAVILITLECSVFYRCCQSESCNKTYRSFISIVLALLGIAFSGYSCIIFTLHLIQGPFCNSSSGWNYIFKDTAGGYLTDYPAWSKCTEPANIVEWNIILLSILIALSGLQLIICILKVAAELKRTLCGTYSVFVQAGIP; this is encoded by the exons ATGGCTTTGGAGACATGTGGAAGCTGTTTGAGTTGCCTGCTGGTACCTCTTGCACTTTGGAGTATTGTTGTGAACATCCTCCTATACTTTCCAAACGGGAAAGCTCTGCATGCTGCCAGTTACCAGCTCCCCAACCATGAGTGGTATTTTGAAGGCATCTGTTTCTCAGGTGTGATG ATTCTTCTTTTGGCAGTAATTCTGATAACACTGGAGTGTAGTGTGTTCTATCGGTGCTGCCAGAGTGAGAGCTGTAACAAAACCTACAGG agttttatttctattgtgCTAGCCCTGCTTGGAATTGCTTTCTCGGGATACAGTTGCATCATTTTTACCCTGCATTTGATTCAAGGCCCTTTCTGCAATTCATCAAGTGGATggaattatattttcaaagacaCTGCTGGGGG GTACCTCACAGATTACCCTGCCTGGTCTAAGTGCACAGAACCTGCTAACATAGTGGAGTGGAATATTATTTTACTCTCAATTTTGATAGCTCTCAGTGGGTTGCAGTTGATCATCTGCATTCTCAAAGTAGCCGCTGAGTTGAAACGAACACTCTGTGGGACCTATTCTGTTTTTGTGCAG gCTGGGATTCCCTGA